One Ethanoligenens harbinense YUAN-3 genomic window carries:
- a CDS encoding valine--tRNA ligase yields the protein MDKLLDKAYEPSAVEDRIYRFWLNGGYFHADIHPDKTPFTIVMPPPNITGKLHMGHAFEDTQQDILIRFKRMQGFEALWLPGTDHASIATEAKIVAAMAKEGLSKQDTGRDGFLERAWKWKEEYGGNIVAQLKKLGASCDWARERFTMDEGCSTAVREVFVRLYEQGLIYRGERIVNWCPHCKTTISDEEVEYEEQQGSFWHLRYPLTDGSGWVEIATTRPETLLGDTAVAVHPDDERYQALIGKTVTLPLVGREIPVVADTYVDREFGTGVVKITPAHDPNDFAVGQRHGLPILNVMTDDAHMNENAGKYAGLERYEARKAVLDDLEAGGYLVRVEPHTHNVGTCYRCHTTIEPWISKQWFVRMKELAAPAIEAVRKGETRFVPERFEKIYFHWMENIRDWCVSRQLWWGHRIPAWYCADCGETVVSRETPTVCPKCGGTHLSQDEDTFDTWFSSALWPFSTLGWPEKTPELAYFYPTSVLVTGYDIIFFWVARMIFSGIAQTGQTPFHTVLIHGLVRDAKGRKMSKSLGNGVDPLEVIKSSGADALRFTLATGNSPGNDTRFLPERVESSRNFANKIWNAARFILMNISGSETGLPTELEIEDKWILSKLNTLIRDVTENLERFELGVAVQKLYDFLWDSFCDWYIELSKSRLQAGGENAAAACRVLVWVMEHTLRLLHPVMPFITEEIWQTLPHEGETIMRSAWPVYDPALAFPDEEAAMERVMAAIRAIRNRRAEMRVPPSKKANLYIETEFTEIFSAAAPFFERLASVSAVQTGGSFDIDGAVRIVTDGAVLYIPMGELVDREKETARLQKEKEGCEKQLASIHAKLQNSGFINKAPARVVESEKARAEKLAEKIALLDQSLTDLQK from the coding sequence ATGGACAAACTGCTTGATAAAGCATACGAACCGTCCGCTGTGGAAGACCGCATCTACCGCTTTTGGCTGAACGGCGGTTATTTTCATGCGGACATTCATCCGGATAAAACGCCGTTCACGATCGTCATGCCGCCGCCCAACATCACCGGCAAGCTGCATATGGGACACGCGTTCGAGGATACCCAGCAGGACATTCTCATCCGCTTCAAGCGCATGCAGGGATTCGAGGCGTTGTGGCTGCCCGGCACCGACCACGCCTCCATCGCCACCGAAGCGAAGATCGTGGCGGCCATGGCAAAAGAGGGCCTGAGCAAGCAGGATACCGGCCGCGACGGTTTTCTCGAACGCGCCTGGAAATGGAAAGAAGAGTACGGTGGGAACATTGTCGCCCAGCTCAAAAAGCTGGGCGCGTCCTGTGACTGGGCACGCGAACGCTTCACGATGGACGAGGGCTGTTCCACCGCCGTGCGCGAGGTTTTTGTCCGGCTGTATGAGCAGGGACTGATCTATCGCGGCGAGCGCATCGTCAACTGGTGCCCGCACTGCAAAACCACCATCTCCGACGAAGAGGTGGAATATGAGGAGCAGCAGGGTTCTTTCTGGCACCTGCGCTACCCGCTCACCGACGGCTCCGGCTGGGTGGAGATCGCCACCACCCGCCCGGAGACCCTGCTGGGCGACACCGCCGTGGCCGTGCACCCGGACGATGAACGCTACCAGGCGCTCATCGGGAAAACGGTCACGCTGCCGCTGGTGGGGCGCGAGATTCCCGTGGTGGCCGACACGTATGTGGACCGCGAATTCGGCACCGGCGTGGTGAAGATCACCCCCGCGCACGACCCCAACGACTTCGCGGTGGGGCAGCGCCACGGCCTGCCCATCCTCAACGTGATGACCGACGACGCGCACATGAACGAAAACGCGGGCAAATACGCCGGTCTGGAGCGGTATGAAGCGCGCAAGGCCGTGCTGGACGATCTGGAAGCGGGCGGCTATCTGGTGCGCGTCGAGCCGCACACACATAACGTAGGCACCTGCTACCGCTGCCATACCACCATCGAGCCATGGATCTCCAAGCAGTGGTTCGTGCGCATGAAAGAGCTGGCTGCGCCGGCCATCGAAGCGGTGCGGAAGGGCGAGACCCGCTTTGTGCCCGAGCGGTTTGAAAAGATTTATTTCCATTGGATGGAAAACATCCGCGACTGGTGCGTTTCCCGCCAGCTTTGGTGGGGGCACCGCATCCCCGCGTGGTACTGCGCCGACTGCGGCGAGACCGTCGTCTCCAGAGAAACGCCCACGGTCTGCCCCAAATGCGGCGGCACCCACCTTTCGCAGGACGAGGACACGTTCGACACCTGGTTTTCCTCCGCGCTCTGGCCGTTCTCCACGCTGGGCTGGCCGGAAAAAACGCCGGAGCTCGCCTATTTCTACCCCACCAGCGTGCTGGTTACCGGCTACGACATCATCTTCTTCTGGGTGGCGCGCATGATCTTCTCCGGCATCGCGCAGACCGGGCAGACCCCGTTCCACACGGTGCTCATCCACGGTCTGGTGCGGGACGCGAAGGGACGCAAGATGTCGAAATCGTTGGGCAACGGGGTGGACCCGCTCGAGGTCATCAAGTCTTCCGGCGCAGACGCGCTGCGTTTCACGCTCGCAACCGGAAACAGCCCGGGAAACGATACGCGCTTTTTGCCCGAGCGGGTGGAATCCAGCCGCAATTTCGCCAACAAGATATGGAACGCGGCGCGTTTCATCCTCATGAACATCTCGGGCAGCGAAACGGGTCTGCCCACCGAACTGGAAATCGAAGACAAATGGATTCTGAGCAAACTCAATACTCTCATCCGGGACGTGACCGAAAACCTTGAGCGCTTCGAACTCGGCGTGGCGGTGCAGAAACTCTACGATTTCCTCTGGGATTCGTTCTGCGACTGGTATATCGAGTTGTCCAAATCGCGCCTGCAGGCGGGTGGGGAAAACGCAGCCGCGGCCTGCCGGGTGCTGGTCTGGGTGATGGAGCACACGCTGCGCCTGCTGCACCCGGTCATGCCGTTCATCACCGAGGAGATCTGGCAGACCCTGCCGCATGAGGGCGAGACCATCATGCGCAGCGCCTGGCCGGTCTATGATCCCGCGCTTGCTTTCCCGGATGAAGAGGCGGCAATGGAGCGCGTGATGGCCGCCATCCGTGCCATTCGCAACCGGCGCGCCGAGATGCGCGTGCCCCCTTCCAAAAAGGCCAACCTGTATATTGAAACGGAATTTACGGAGATTTTCTCCGCCGCCGCCCCCTTCTTTGAGCGGTTGGCCTCGGTTTCCGCGGTGCAGACCGGCGGTTCGTTCGATATCGACGGCGCGGTGCGCATCGTGACCGACGGCGCCGTGCTCTATATTCCCATGGGCGAGCTGGTCGACCGCGAGAAAGAGACCGCACGCCTGCAAAAAGAAAAAGAAGGCTGCGAAAAGCAGCTGGCGTCCATCCACGCCAAGCTGCAAAACTCCGGCTTTATCAATAAGGCGCCCGCCCGCGTCGTGGAATCCGAAAAAGCGCGTGCGGAAAAACTTGCCGAAAAGATCGCACTGCTCGACCAGAGCCTTACCGATCTGCAAAAATAA
- a CDS encoding bacteriohemerythrin, with protein MEWKDELSVGVELIDNEHKELIRAVNELFDACMHGKGRAKIAETLKFVENYTVKHFGDEEALQKKYNYPGFPAHQKLHKAFVSDLQNYKRQLETEGPTVNLVATFNTFVSSWLIKHISIEDKKIGIHIRSLNQ; from the coding sequence ATGGAATGGAAAGACGAGCTGTCCGTCGGCGTCGAACTGATCGACAATGAGCACAAGGAACTTATCCGCGCGGTCAACGAGCTGTTTGACGCCTGCATGCACGGTAAAGGGCGCGCAAAAATCGCGGAGACCCTGAAATTCGTAGAAAACTACACCGTCAAGCATTTCGGAGACGAGGAAGCGCTCCAGAAAAAGTACAACTATCCGGGATTTCCTGCGCATCAAAAACTTCACAAAGCGTTTGTGAGCGATCTCCAAAACTACAAACGGCAGTTGGAGACCGAAGGCCCGACCGTGAACCTCGTGGCCACGTTCAACACGTTCGTTTCGTCCTGGCTCATCAAGCACATCAGCATCGAAGACAAAAAAATCGGCATACATATCCGCTCCCTGAATCAGTGA
- a CDS encoding bifunctional folylpolyglutamate synthase/dihydrofolate synthase, translated as MTYEEALAYIHSTLRFGIQPGLSRIARLLGRIGNPQEHLRFVHVAGTNGKGSTSAAIAAALRKAGLRTGLYISPYIEDFRERIQINGRYIAPGELAAELARLLPFLNESEGEHPTEFELITALAFAYFARQACDVAVLEVGLGGRFDATNVIPTPLISVITAISLDHTAVLGDTLGQIAFEKCGIIKPGGVTVTSPGQAPEALETITRICAERGNPLHIPQIEKVQIQQEGIDGTSLLYGGQPLSVPLCGRHQIANFLTAYEALRLLPSRGLDISLQNAAAGMADVRFPARLERLHDKPLVLLDGAHNAAGTAALADAVRRYLPGRPVTTVMGMLADKDYAAGVGNIAPLSARFIAVRPDSPRALDPRETARTASAFCANTVFFDDLGDAFADALAHTGAEGVLLICGSLYLAGPMRRLVRGHFSKCV; from the coding sequence TTGACTTATGAAGAAGCACTGGCCTATATCCACTCCACGCTGCGTTTCGGCATCCAGCCGGGCCTTTCCCGCATTGCGCGGCTGCTCGGGCGCATCGGCAATCCGCAGGAGCACCTGCGCTTCGTCCATGTGGCGGGCACCAACGGCAAAGGCTCCACCAGCGCGGCCATCGCCGCCGCTCTGCGCAAAGCCGGCCTGCGCACCGGGCTGTATATCTCCCCCTATATTGAGGACTTCCGTGAGCGTATCCAGATCAACGGCCGATATATCGCCCCCGGCGAGCTGGCAGCAGAACTTGCGCGCCTTCTCCCCTTCCTGAACGAAAGTGAGGGCGAACATCCCACCGAGTTTGAGCTCATCACCGCGCTGGCCTTTGCGTATTTCGCGCGGCAGGCCTGCGACGTGGCGGTACTGGAGGTGGGACTCGGCGGCCGGTTCGACGCCACCAACGTCATCCCCACGCCGCTCATTTCGGTCATCACCGCCATTTCACTCGACCACACCGCCGTTCTGGGCGACACGCTGGGGCAAATCGCCTTTGAAAAATGCGGCATCATCAAGCCGGGCGGTGTGACCGTCACCAGCCCCGGGCAGGCTCCGGAAGCGCTGGAAACCATCACCCGCATCTGCGCGGAGCGCGGCAATCCGCTGCATATTCCACAAATAGAAAAGGTGCAGATTCAGCAAGAAGGCATCGACGGGACAAGCCTGCTATACGGCGGGCAGCCGCTCTCCGTCCCGCTCTGTGGCCGGCATCAGATCGCCAATTTTCTGACGGCCTACGAGGCCCTGCGCCTTCTGCCCTCCCGTGGACTGGACATTTCCCTGCAAAATGCGGCTGCCGGTATGGCAGACGTACGGTTTCCGGCAAGACTGGAACGCCTGCATGATAAACCGCTCGTCCTGCTTGACGGCGCGCACAACGCCGCCGGCACCGCCGCCTTGGCAGACGCCGTCCGGCGGTATCTTCCCGGCCGTCCGGTCACGACCGTCATGGGCATGCTTGCGGACAAGGACTATGCCGCGGGTGTCGGCAACATCGCGCCGCTGTCCGCCCGGTTCATTGCCGTGCGCCCCGACAGCCCGCGCGCGCTTGACCCCCGGGAAACTGCCCGCACGGCATCCGCTTTCTGTGCAAATACGGTCTTTTTTGACGATTTGGGAGATGCGTTTGCGGATGCGCTCGCCCATACCGGTGCCGAAGGCGTGCTGCTCATCTGCGGCTCGCTGTATCTGGCGGGGCCAATGCGCCGGCTGGTGCGCGGGCATTTCAGTAAATGTGTGTAA
- a CDS encoding STAS domain-containing protein, whose translation MALRMENDAHVLTVYLDGEIDHHAAQNLREEIDTSIERARPSALALDFRGVTFMDSSGIGLVMGRYRAMQPFGGIVTVKNASMHIRKVMRLAGLDKLAHIE comes from the coding sequence ATGGCATTGCGAATGGAAAACGACGCGCATGTGCTGACGGTCTATCTGGATGGAGAGATCGACCACCATGCGGCCCAAAACCTCCGGGAGGAGATCGACACCTCCATTGAGCGGGCACGCCCCTCTGCGCTGGCGCTCGATTTCCGCGGCGTGACGTTTATGGACAGTTCCGGCATCGGGCTGGTGATGGGCCGGTACCGTGCCATGCAGCCGTTTGGCGGAATCGTCACCGTCAAGAACGCTTCGATGCATATCCGCAAGGTGATGCGGCTGGCCGGGCTGGACAAGCTGGCCCACATCGAATAG